The genomic DNA CAGCATCAGCACAAGAATATCCTCAAGGCCTTTCTGCCGATCATTAAGACGCCTGTCATTGTTGCCACGTTCTGCGGTATCGCTATCCTTTACCTCAAGATACCTGTACCAAACGTCCTTCTGAAAAGCATGGGGATTTTAGCAAACATTGCCCTCCCCATGGCGCTCATCATCATCGGCGCATCAATTACCATAGGCACGATCCGGAAGTCCTTCGCCCTTTCCGGCACTGCCACATTCTTCAAGCTCATTGTACTGCCGGCATGCTCGCTTTTACTCAGCGAACTTTTTGGTATCCCCCTCAAAGAGATGCTCCCCGGTATCATACTTCTTGCAACGCCGGCCGCTACAACATCGTATATTATGGCCCGTGAAATCGGCGGCGATACGGATATTGCATCAGGGGCAATTACCCTATCCACCCTCGCATCACCCCTGACATTTATCCTCTGGGCATCAATCATACATTAAAGCAGTGAATAGTCGATAGTCGATAGTAAACAGTGAGAGGCAAAAAAACCAAAGAGACAATTTAGTCAAGCAGAGATAGCGTTGAGTCTTTCCATCATGCGTTCGATGCCGCGCTCCTCCATCTCAAAGCTCTCCACGATGATCTTCCCGTCATAGCCAAGATTCTTTAGGCCATCGACGAGCCTCTTCATATCGATGTCCCCTTCGAGGAACAGGTGATCGTCCCTCTCGCCCGTGTTGTTGTGGAGGTGGACGTGAAAAATGTTTTCAATACCGATAGCGCGTACATCGGCCAGGATTTCGCCTTCAGGATC from Syntrophorhabdaceae bacterium includes the following:
- a CDS encoding AEC family transporter, whose product is QHQHKNILKAFLPIIKTPVIVATFCGIAILYLKIPVPNVLLKSMGILANIALPMALIIIGASITIGTIRKSFALSGTATFFKLIVLPACSLLLSELFGIPLKEMLPGIILLATPAATTSYIMAREIGGDTDIASGAITLSTLASPLTFILWASIIH